A stretch of Canis lupus baileyi chromosome 7, mCanLup2.hap1, whole genome shotgun sequence DNA encodes these proteins:
- the NOTCH4 gene encoding neurogenic locus notch homolog protein 4 isoform X5 produces the protein MQPPSLLLLLLCHSVVKTRVLPCGDSPEPCANGGTCLSLSQGQGTCQCAPGFLGETCQFPDPCQDAQLCQNGGSCQALLPALPGSPGLPSPLAPSFSCTCPSGFTGQRCQTLLKDPCSSFCSKMGRCHIQASGRPQCSCLPGWTGEQCQLQDFCSANPCINGGVCLATHPQIQCLCPPGFEGHACEHDINECFLDPGPCPKGTSCHNTLGSFWCHCPTGREGPHCELQPGPCPPSGCPNGGTCQLVPGRDSTFHLCLCPQGLTGLGCEVNPDDCAGHECQNGGTCQDGLSTYTCRCPEAWTGWDCSEDVDECETQGPLHCRNGGTCQNSAGSFHCVCVSGWGGTGCEENLDDCAAATCAPGSTCIDRVGSFSCLCPPGRTGLLCHMEDMCLSQPCHGEAQCSTNPLTGSTLCLCQPGYSGPTCHQDLDECQMAQQGPSPCEHGGSCLNTPGSFNCLCPPGYTGSRCEADHNECLSQPCHPGSTCLDLLATFHCLCPPGLEGQFCEVETDECASAPCLNQADCHDGLNSFLCVCLPGFTGSQCEEDINECASSPCANGGQCQDQPGSFHCECLPGFEGPHCQAEVDECLSGPCPTGASCLDLPGAFSCLCPSGFTGHLCEVPLCAPSLCQPKQKCQDKAHCLCPDGSPGCAPIEDNCTCHHGHCQRSSCVCDVGWTGPACEAELGGCISVPCAHGGTCHPQPSGYNCTCPPGHTGPTCSEEVTACHSGPCLNGGSCSPSPRGYSCTCPPSHTGPRCQTSTDHCASAPCLNGGTCVNRPGTSSCLCAAGFQGPHCEERTRPSCADNPCRNRATCQDGPQGPHCLCSPGYTGGTCQTLMDLCAQKPCPHNSYCLQTGPSFQCLCLQGWTGPLCNLPLSFCQKAALSQGTAASSLCQNGGLCIDSGSSYFCHCPPGFQGSTCQDRVNPCESRPCQHGATCIAQPNGYLCQCAPGYNGQNCSKESNACQSQPCHNHGTCTPKPGGYYCTCPPGFVGLRCEGDVDECLDRPCHPTGTAACHSLANAFYCQCLPGYTGQWCEVETDPCQSQPCSHGGSCETTAGPPLGFTCHCPQGFEGPTCSHRAPSCGFHHCHHGGLCLPSPKPGFPPRCACLDGYGGPDCLNPPAPHGCGPPSPCLHNGSCSEIPGLGPPGFRCSCPPSSPGPQCQRPGARGCEGRGGDGACDAGCSGPGGNWDGGDCSLGVPDPWKGCPSHSRCWLLFRDGQCHPQCDSAECLFDGYDCETPPACTPAYDQYCHDHFHNGHCEKGCNTAECGWDGGDCRPKDGGSEWGPSLALLVVLSPPALDQQLLALARVLSLTLRVGLWVRKDSDGKDMVYPYPGAQAEEELGGTPDPSHQERVTPQTQPVGKETDSLSTGFVVVMGVDLSRCGPDHPASRCPWDPGLLLRFLAAMAAVGTLEHLLPGPLLAAHPRAGTVPPTNQLPWPLLCSPVAGVILLALGALLVLQLIRRRRREHGALWLPPGFIRRPRTQPGPRRRRPPLGEDSIRLKALKPEAEVDEDGVVMCSGPEEGEEAEEMASPSKCQLWPLSSDCQELPQAAMLTPPQESEMDVPDVDTRGPDGVTPLMSAVCCGGVESRTFQGAWLGSPEPWEPLLGGGACPQAHTVGTGETPLHLAARFSRPTAARRLLEAGANPNQPDRAGRTPLHTAVAADAQEVCQVSAPWGRYRETAPTPQQTDCGGCTDRGRDHSPDAGRQAGGGGPG, from the exons GTGAGCAGTGCCAGCTTCAGGACTTCTGCTCAGCCAACCCCTGCATCAATGGAGGAGTGTGTCTGGCCACACACCCCCAGATCCAGTGCCTCTGCCCACCTGGCTTCGAGGGCCATGCCTGCGAACACGATATCAACGAGTGTTTCCTGGACCCGGGACCCTGCCCCAAGGGCACTTCCTGCCATAACACCCTGGGATCTTTCTGGTGTCACTGCCCTACTGGGCGGGAGGGTCCGCACTGTGAGCTTCAGCCAGGACCCTGCCCCCCTAGTGGCTGTCCCAATGGGGGCACCTGTCAGCTGGTTCCAGGGAGAGATTCCActttccatctctgcctctgcccccaag GTCTCACAGGCCTAGGCTGTGAGGTGAACCCAGATGACTGTGCTGGGCACGAGTGTCAGAATGGGGGCACTTGCCAGGATGGGCTGAGCACCTACACCTGCCGCTGCCCAGAGGCCTGGACAG GTTGGGACTGCTCTGAAGATGTGGACGAATGTGAGACCCAGGGTCCCCTTCACTGCAGAAACGGGGGTACCTGCCAGAACTCGGCTGGCAGCTTCCATTGCGTGTGTGTGAGTGGCTGGGGAGGCACAGGCTGTGAAGAGAACCTGGATGACTGTGCTGCTGCCACCTGTGCCCCAGGATCCACCTGCATTGACCGCGTGGGctccttctcctgcctctgcccacctggCCGCACAG gaCTCCTGTGCCACATGGAGGACATGTGCCTGAGCCAGCCGTGCCACGGGGAAGCCCAGTGCAGCACCAACCCCCTGACAGGCTCCACACTCTGCCTTTGTCAACCTGGCTACTCAGGGCCCACCTGCCACCAGGACCTGGATGAGTGTCAGATGG CCCAGCAAGGCCCCAGTCCCTGTGAACACGGCGGCTCTTGCCTCAACACCCCCGGCTCCTTCAACTGCCTCTGTCCCCCTGGCTACACGGGCTCCCGCTGTGAGGCTGATCACAATGAGTGCctgtcccagccctgccaccccgGCAGCACCTGCCTGGACCTACTCGCCACCTTCCACTGTCTCTGCCCACCAG GCCTAGAAGGGCAGTTCTGTGAGGTGGAGACTGACGAGTGTGCCTCTGCTCCGTGCCTGAACCAGGCTGACTGCCACGACGGGCTCAACAGCTTCCTCTGTGTCTGCCTGCCCG GATTCACAGGCTCCCAGTGTGAGGAAGACATCAATGAGTGTGCAAGCTCTCCCTGTGCCAATGGGGGTCAGTGCCAGGACCAGCCTGGATCTTTCCATTGCGAGTGTCTCCCAG GCTTTGAAGGCCCACACTGTCAGGCAGAGGTGGACGAGTGCCTGAGTGGCCCCTGCCCCACTGGAGCCAGCTGCCTGGATCTCCCCGGAGCCTTctcttgcctctgcccctctggctTCACAG GTCATCTCTGTGAGGTTCCCCTGTGTGCTCCCAGCCTGTGCCAACCCAAGCAAAAATGCCAGGACAAGGCCCACTGCCTCTGCCCTGATGGAAGCCCTGGGTGTGCCCCCATTGAGGACAACTGCACCTGCCACCATGGACATTGCCAGAG ATCCTCATGTGTGTGTGATGTGGGCTGGACAGGACCAGCATGTGAAGCAGAGCTGGGAGGCTGCATCTCCGTGCCCTGTGCCCATGGGGGGACCTGCCATCCCCAGCCCTCTGGCTACAACTGCACCTGCCCCCCAGGCCACACAG GCCCTACCTGCAGCGAGGAGGTGACAGCTTGTCACTCAGGGCCCTGTCTCAACGGTGGCTCCTGTAGCCCCAGCCCTAGGGGCTATTCCTGCACCTGCCCTCCAAGCCACACTGGGCCCCGCTGTCAGACCAGCACTGACCACTGTGCCTCTG ccccGTGCCTCAATGGGGGTACCTGTGTGAACAGGCCTggcacctcctcctgcctctgtgcTGCGGGCTTCCAGGGCCCCCACTGTGAGGAAAGGACCCGTCCCAGCTGCGCAGACAA CCCCTGTAGGAACAGGGCAACCTGCCAAGATGGCCCTCAGGGTCCCCACTGTCTCTGCTCCCCTGGCTACACGGGAGGCACCTGCCAG ACTCTGATGGATTTATGTGCCCAGAAGCCCTGTCCACACAATTCCTACTGCCTCCAGACTGGGCCCTCCTTCCAGTGCCTGTGCCTCCAAGGATGGACCGGGCCTCTCTGCAACCTTCCACTGTCCTTCTGTCAGAAGGCTGCTCTGAGCCAAG GCACAGCAGCTTCTTCCCTGTGCCAGAACGGAGGCCTCTGCATTGACAGTGGCTCCTCCTATTTCTGCCACTGCCCTCCTGGATTCCAAGGCAGTACCTGCCAGGACAGGGTAAACCCATGTGAGTCCAGACCCTGCCAACATGGGGCCACCTGCATAGCCCAGCCCAATGGGTATCTCTGCCAG TGTGCCCCAGGCTACAATGGACAGAACTGCTCAAAGGAATCCAACGCTTGTCAGTCCCAGCCCTGTCACAACCATGGGACCTGCACCCCCAAACCTGGAGGCTACTATTGCACCTGCCCTCCAGGCTTTGTGGGGCTGCGCTGTGAGGGAGACGTAGATGAGTGTCTGGACCGGCCTTGCCACCCCACAGGCACTGCAGCCTGCCATTCTCTGGCCAATGCCTTCTACTGCCAGTGTCTGCCTGGATACACAG GCCAGTGGTGTGAAGTGGAGACAGACCCCTGCCAAAGCCAGCCCTGCTCCCATGGAGGGTCCTGTGAGACCACAGCAGGACCACCCCTGGGTTTCACCTGCCACTGCCCCCAG GGTTTTGAGGGCCCCACCTGCAGCCACAGAGCCCCCTCCTGTGGCTTCCATCACTGCCACCATGGTGGCCTGTGTCTGCCCTCCCCTAAACCTGGCTTCCCACCCCGCTGCGCCTGCCTCGATGGCTACGGGGGCCCTGACTGCCTGAACCCACCGGCTCCTCATGGCTGTGGCCCTCCTTCTCCATGCCTACACAATGGCAGTTGCTCAGAGATCCCTGGGCTGGGGCCCCCAGGCTTCCGATGTTCCTGCCCTCCCAGCTCTCCAGGGCCCCAGTGCCAGAGGCCCGGAGCAAGGGGATGTGAGGGCAGAGGTGGAGATGGGGCCTGTGACGCTGGCTGCAGCGGCCCTGGAGGAAACTGGGATGGGGGAGACTGCTCCCTGGGGGTCCCGGACCCCTGGAAAggctgcccctcccactcccGATGCTGGCTCCTCTTCCGGGATGGGCAGTGCCACCCACAGTGTGACTCTGCAGAGTGTTTGTTTGATGGCTATGACTGTGAGACTCCTCCAGCCTGCAC TCCAGCCTATGACCAGTACTGCCACGATCACTTCCACAACGGACACTGCGAGAAAGGCTGCAACACCGCGGAATGTGGCTGGGATGGGGGTGACTGCAGGCCTAAAGATGGGGGTTCGGAATGGGggccctccctggccctgctggTGGTCCTGAGCCCCCCAGCCCTGGACCAGCAGCTGCTGGCCCTGGCCCGAGTGCTATCCCTGACTCTGAGAGTGGGGCTCTGGGTAAGGAAGGATAGTGATGGCAAAGACATGGTGTATCCCTATCCTGGGGCCCAGGCCGAAGAGGAGCTGGGAGGAACCCCGGACCCTTCACATCAGGAAAGAGTAACCCCTCAAACACAGCCTGTAGGCAAGGAGACAGACTCTCTCAGCACTGG GTTTGTGGTGGTGATGGGTGTGGATTTGTCCCGCTGTGGCCCTGACCACCCTGCATCCCGCTGTCCCTGGGATCCTGGGCTCCTGCTCCGCTTCCTTGCCGCAATGGCTGCGGTGGGGACCCTGGAGCACCTGCTGCCAGGACCCCTGCTGGCTGCCCATCCTCGTGCTGGCACGG TACCACCCACCAACCAGCTTCCCTGGCCTTTGCTGTGCTCACCAGTGGCCGGGGTGATTCTCCTGGCCCTTGGGGCTCTTCTCGTCCTTCAACTCATCCGGAGGCGGCGCAGAGAGCACggggccctctggctgcccccGGGGTTCATTCGAAGGCCTCGAACGCAGCCAGGTCCCCGCAGACGCCGGCCTCCCCTGGGTGAAGACAGCATCCGCCTCAA AGCCCTGAAGCCAGAGGCAGAAGTTGATGAGGATGGAGTGGTGATGTGCTCAGGccctgaggaaggagaggag GCTGAAGAAATGGCCTCACCCTCCAAGTGCCAGCTCTGGCCTCTGAGCAGTGACTGTCAGGAGCTCCCCCAGGCAGCCATGCTGACTCCTCCCCAGGAATCAGAGATGGATGTCCCTGACGTGGACACCCGTGGACCTG ATGGGGTGACACCCCTGATGTCAGCAGTTTGCTGTGGGGGAGTGGAGTCCAGGACCTTCCAGGGGGCATGGTTGGGAAGCCCTGAGCCCTGGGAACCTCTGTTGGGTGGAGGGGCCTGTCCCCAGGCTCACACTGTGGGCACTGGGGAGACCCCCCTGCACCTGGCTGCCCGATTCTCCCGGCCAACCGCTGCCCGCCGCCTCCTTGAGGCTGGAGCCAACCCCAACCAGCCAGACAGAGCAGGGCGCACCCCTCTTCACACCGCTGTGGCTGCTGATGCTCAGGAGGTTTGCCAGGTCAGTGCACCCTGGGGCCGCTACAGGGAAACTG CTCCTACTCCGCAGCAGACAGACTGCGGTGGATGCACGGACAGAGGACGGGACCACAGCCCTGATGCTGGCCGCCAGGCTGGCGGTGGAGGACCTGGTTGA
- the NOTCH4 gene encoding neurogenic locus notch homolog protein 4 isoform X1 — MQPPSLLLLLLCHSVVKTRVLPCGDSPEPCANGGTCLSLSQGQGTCQCAPGFLGETCQFPDPCQDAQLCQNGGSCQALLPALPGSPGLPSPLAPSFSCTCPSGFTGQRCQTLLKDPCSSFCSKMGRCHIQASGRPQCSCLPGWTGEQCQLQDFCSANPCINGGVCLATHPQIQCLCPPGFEGHACEHDINECFLDPGPCPKGTSCHNTLGSFWCHCPTGREGPHCELQPGPCPPSGCPNGGTCQLVPGRDSTFHLCLCPQGLTGLGCEVNPDDCAGHECQNGGTCQDGLSTYTCRCPEAWTGWDCSEDVDECETQGPLHCRNGGTCQNSAGSFHCVCVSGWGGTGCEENLDDCAAATCAPGSTCIDRVGSFSCLCPPGRTGLLCHMEDMCLSQPCHGEAQCSTNPLTGSTLCLCQPGYSGPTCHQDLDECQMAQQGPSPCEHGGSCLNTPGSFNCLCPPGYTGSRCEADHNECLSQPCHPGSTCLDLLATFHCLCPPGLEGQFCEVETDECASAPCLNQADCHDGLNSFLCVCLPGFTGSQCEEDINECASSPCANGGQCQDQPGSFHCECLPGFEGPHCQAEVDECLSGPCPTGASCLDLPGAFSCLCPSGFTGHLCEVPLCAPSLCQPKQKCQDKAHCLCPDGSPGCAPIEDNCTCHHGHCQRSSCVCDVGWTGPACEAELGGCISVPCAHGGTCHPQPSGYNCTCPPGHTGPTCSEEVTACHSGPCLNGGSCSPSPRGYSCTCPPSHTGPRCQTSTDHCASAPCLNGGTCVNRPGTSSCLCAAGFQGPHCEERTRPSCADNPCRNRATCQDGPQGPHCLCSPGYTGGTCQTLMDLCAQKPCPHNSYCLQTGPSFQCLCLQGWTGPLCNLPLSFCQKAALSQGTAASSLCQNGGLCIDSGSSYFCHCPPGFQGSTCQDRVNPCESRPCQHGATCIAQPNGYLCQCAPGYNGQNCSKESNACQSQPCHNHGTCTPKPGGYYCTCPPGFVGLRCEGDVDECLDRPCHPTGTAACHSLANAFYCQCLPGYTGQWCEVETDPCQSQPCSHGGSCETTAGPPLGFTCHCPQGFEGPTCSHRAPSCGFHHCHHGGLCLPSPKPGFPPRCACLDGYGGPDCLNPPAPHGCGPPSPCLHNGSCSEIPGLGPPGFRCSCPPSSPGPQCQRPGARGCEGRGGDGACDAGCSGPGGNWDGGDCSLGVPDPWKGCPSHSRCWLLFRDGQCHPQCDSAECLFDGYDCETPPACTPAYDQYCHDHFHNGHCEKGCNTAECGWDGGDCRPKDGGSEWGPSLALLVVLSPPALDQQLLALARVLSLTLRVGLWVRKDSDGKDMVYPYPGAQAEEELGGTPDPSHQERVTPQTQPVGKETDSLSTGFVVVMGVDLSRCGPDHPASRCPWDPGLLLRFLAAMAAVGTLEHLLPGPLLAAHPRAGTVPPTNQLPWPLLCSPVAGVILLALGALLVLQLIRRRRREHGALWLPPGFIRRPRTQPGPRRRRPPLGEDSIRLKALKPEAEVDEDGVVMCSGPEEGEEAEEMASPSKCQLWPLSSDCQELPQAAMLTPPQESEMDVPDVDTRGPDGVTPLMSAVCCGGVESRTFQGAWLGSPEPWEPLLGGGACPQAHTVGTGETPLHLAARFSRPTAARRLLEAGANPNQPDRAGRTPLHTAVAADAQEVCQLLLRSRQTAVDARTEDGTTALMLAARLAVEDLVEELIAAQADVGARDKWGKTALHWAAAVNNARAARCLLQAGADKDAQDGREQTPLFLAAREGAVEAARLLLGRGAARGLRDQAGLTPADVARQRNHWDLLALLEGAGPLEARARGVGPGPAPAPRPRPRAASGSSPPRAGGAVPRGRTLSAGPGPRGGHTPSAAGAARGGGASPRGRRPSRGGAAGGASPGARRLPAGMRGPRPHTGVARGRSGVAAGGGGVASADDWPCDWVTLGARGPTSNASLPIPPPCLTPSPERGSPRLAWGPPTHEVMPLNTGGEGQK; from the exons GTGAGCAGTGCCAGCTTCAGGACTTCTGCTCAGCCAACCCCTGCATCAATGGAGGAGTGTGTCTGGCCACACACCCCCAGATCCAGTGCCTCTGCCCACCTGGCTTCGAGGGCCATGCCTGCGAACACGATATCAACGAGTGTTTCCTGGACCCGGGACCCTGCCCCAAGGGCACTTCCTGCCATAACACCCTGGGATCTTTCTGGTGTCACTGCCCTACTGGGCGGGAGGGTCCGCACTGTGAGCTTCAGCCAGGACCCTGCCCCCCTAGTGGCTGTCCCAATGGGGGCACCTGTCAGCTGGTTCCAGGGAGAGATTCCActttccatctctgcctctgcccccaag GTCTCACAGGCCTAGGCTGTGAGGTGAACCCAGATGACTGTGCTGGGCACGAGTGTCAGAATGGGGGCACTTGCCAGGATGGGCTGAGCACCTACACCTGCCGCTGCCCAGAGGCCTGGACAG GTTGGGACTGCTCTGAAGATGTGGACGAATGTGAGACCCAGGGTCCCCTTCACTGCAGAAACGGGGGTACCTGCCAGAACTCGGCTGGCAGCTTCCATTGCGTGTGTGTGAGTGGCTGGGGAGGCACAGGCTGTGAAGAGAACCTGGATGACTGTGCTGCTGCCACCTGTGCCCCAGGATCCACCTGCATTGACCGCGTGGGctccttctcctgcctctgcccacctggCCGCACAG gaCTCCTGTGCCACATGGAGGACATGTGCCTGAGCCAGCCGTGCCACGGGGAAGCCCAGTGCAGCACCAACCCCCTGACAGGCTCCACACTCTGCCTTTGTCAACCTGGCTACTCAGGGCCCACCTGCCACCAGGACCTGGATGAGTGTCAGATGG CCCAGCAAGGCCCCAGTCCCTGTGAACACGGCGGCTCTTGCCTCAACACCCCCGGCTCCTTCAACTGCCTCTGTCCCCCTGGCTACACGGGCTCCCGCTGTGAGGCTGATCACAATGAGTGCctgtcccagccctgccaccccgGCAGCACCTGCCTGGACCTACTCGCCACCTTCCACTGTCTCTGCCCACCAG GCCTAGAAGGGCAGTTCTGTGAGGTGGAGACTGACGAGTGTGCCTCTGCTCCGTGCCTGAACCAGGCTGACTGCCACGACGGGCTCAACAGCTTCCTCTGTGTCTGCCTGCCCG GATTCACAGGCTCCCAGTGTGAGGAAGACATCAATGAGTGTGCAAGCTCTCCCTGTGCCAATGGGGGTCAGTGCCAGGACCAGCCTGGATCTTTCCATTGCGAGTGTCTCCCAG GCTTTGAAGGCCCACACTGTCAGGCAGAGGTGGACGAGTGCCTGAGTGGCCCCTGCCCCACTGGAGCCAGCTGCCTGGATCTCCCCGGAGCCTTctcttgcctctgcccctctggctTCACAG GTCATCTCTGTGAGGTTCCCCTGTGTGCTCCCAGCCTGTGCCAACCCAAGCAAAAATGCCAGGACAAGGCCCACTGCCTCTGCCCTGATGGAAGCCCTGGGTGTGCCCCCATTGAGGACAACTGCACCTGCCACCATGGACATTGCCAGAG ATCCTCATGTGTGTGTGATGTGGGCTGGACAGGACCAGCATGTGAAGCAGAGCTGGGAGGCTGCATCTCCGTGCCCTGTGCCCATGGGGGGACCTGCCATCCCCAGCCCTCTGGCTACAACTGCACCTGCCCCCCAGGCCACACAG GCCCTACCTGCAGCGAGGAGGTGACAGCTTGTCACTCAGGGCCCTGTCTCAACGGTGGCTCCTGTAGCCCCAGCCCTAGGGGCTATTCCTGCACCTGCCCTCCAAGCCACACTGGGCCCCGCTGTCAGACCAGCACTGACCACTGTGCCTCTG ccccGTGCCTCAATGGGGGTACCTGTGTGAACAGGCCTggcacctcctcctgcctctgtgcTGCGGGCTTCCAGGGCCCCCACTGTGAGGAAAGGACCCGTCCCAGCTGCGCAGACAA CCCCTGTAGGAACAGGGCAACCTGCCAAGATGGCCCTCAGGGTCCCCACTGTCTCTGCTCCCCTGGCTACACGGGAGGCACCTGCCAG ACTCTGATGGATTTATGTGCCCAGAAGCCCTGTCCACACAATTCCTACTGCCTCCAGACTGGGCCCTCCTTCCAGTGCCTGTGCCTCCAAGGATGGACCGGGCCTCTCTGCAACCTTCCACTGTCCTTCTGTCAGAAGGCTGCTCTGAGCCAAG GCACAGCAGCTTCTTCCCTGTGCCAGAACGGAGGCCTCTGCATTGACAGTGGCTCCTCCTATTTCTGCCACTGCCCTCCTGGATTCCAAGGCAGTACCTGCCAGGACAGGGTAAACCCATGTGAGTCCAGACCCTGCCAACATGGGGCCACCTGCATAGCCCAGCCCAATGGGTATCTCTGCCAG TGTGCCCCAGGCTACAATGGACAGAACTGCTCAAAGGAATCCAACGCTTGTCAGTCCCAGCCCTGTCACAACCATGGGACCTGCACCCCCAAACCTGGAGGCTACTATTGCACCTGCCCTCCAGGCTTTGTGGGGCTGCGCTGTGAGGGAGACGTAGATGAGTGTCTGGACCGGCCTTGCCACCCCACAGGCACTGCAGCCTGCCATTCTCTGGCCAATGCCTTCTACTGCCAGTGTCTGCCTGGATACACAG GCCAGTGGTGTGAAGTGGAGACAGACCCCTGCCAAAGCCAGCCCTGCTCCCATGGAGGGTCCTGTGAGACCACAGCAGGACCACCCCTGGGTTTCACCTGCCACTGCCCCCAG GGTTTTGAGGGCCCCACCTGCAGCCACAGAGCCCCCTCCTGTGGCTTCCATCACTGCCACCATGGTGGCCTGTGTCTGCCCTCCCCTAAACCTGGCTTCCCACCCCGCTGCGCCTGCCTCGATGGCTACGGGGGCCCTGACTGCCTGAACCCACCGGCTCCTCATGGCTGTGGCCCTCCTTCTCCATGCCTACACAATGGCAGTTGCTCAGAGATCCCTGGGCTGGGGCCCCCAGGCTTCCGATGTTCCTGCCCTCCCAGCTCTCCAGGGCCCCAGTGCCAGAGGCCCGGAGCAAGGGGATGTGAGGGCAGAGGTGGAGATGGGGCCTGTGACGCTGGCTGCAGCGGCCCTGGAGGAAACTGGGATGGGGGAGACTGCTCCCTGGGGGTCCCGGACCCCTGGAAAggctgcccctcccactcccGATGCTGGCTCCTCTTCCGGGATGGGCAGTGCCACCCACAGTGTGACTCTGCAGAGTGTTTGTTTGATGGCTATGACTGTGAGACTCCTCCAGCCTGCAC TCCAGCCTATGACCAGTACTGCCACGATCACTTCCACAACGGACACTGCGAGAAAGGCTGCAACACCGCGGAATGTGGCTGGGATGGGGGTGACTGCAGGCCTAAAGATGGGGGTTCGGAATGGGggccctccctggccctgctggTGGTCCTGAGCCCCCCAGCCCTGGACCAGCAGCTGCTGGCCCTGGCCCGAGTGCTATCCCTGACTCTGAGAGTGGGGCTCTGGGTAAGGAAGGATAGTGATGGCAAAGACATGGTGTATCCCTATCCTGGGGCCCAGGCCGAAGAGGAGCTGGGAGGAACCCCGGACCCTTCACATCAGGAAAGAGTAACCCCTCAAACACAGCCTGTAGGCAAGGAGACAGACTCTCTCAGCACTGG GTTTGTGGTGGTGATGGGTGTGGATTTGTCCCGCTGTGGCCCTGACCACCCTGCATCCCGCTGTCCCTGGGATCCTGGGCTCCTGCTCCGCTTCCTTGCCGCAATGGCTGCGGTGGGGACCCTGGAGCACCTGCTGCCAGGACCCCTGCTGGCTGCCCATCCTCGTGCTGGCACGG TACCACCCACCAACCAGCTTCCCTGGCCTTTGCTGTGCTCACCAGTGGCCGGGGTGATTCTCCTGGCCCTTGGGGCTCTTCTCGTCCTTCAACTCATCCGGAGGCGGCGCAGAGAGCACggggccctctggctgcccccGGGGTTCATTCGAAGGCCTCGAACGCAGCCAGGTCCCCGCAGACGCCGGCCTCCCCTGGGTGAAGACAGCATCCGCCTCAA AGCCCTGAAGCCAGAGGCAGAAGTTGATGAGGATGGAGTGGTGATGTGCTCAGGccctgaggaaggagaggag GCTGAAGAAATGGCCTCACCCTCCAAGTGCCAGCTCTGGCCTCTGAGCAGTGACTGTCAGGAGCTCCCCCAGGCAGCCATGCTGACTCCTCCCCAGGAATCAGAGATGGATGTCCCTGACGTGGACACCCGTGGACCTG ATGGGGTGACACCCCTGATGTCAGCAGTTTGCTGTGGGGGAGTGGAGTCCAGGACCTTCCAGGGGGCATGGTTGGGAAGCCCTGAGCCCTGGGAACCTCTGTTGGGTGGAGGGGCCTGTCCCCAGGCTCACACTGTGGGCACTGGGGAGACCCCCCTGCACCTGGCTGCCCGATTCTCCCGGCCAACCGCTGCCCGCCGCCTCCTTGAGGCTGGAGCCAACCCCAACCAGCCAGACAGAGCAGGGCGCACCCCTCTTCACACCGCTGTGGCTGCTGATGCTCAGGAGGTTTGCCAG CTCCTACTCCGCAGCAGACAGACTGCGGTGGATGCACGGACAGAGGACGGGACCACAGCCCTGATGCTGGCCGCCAGGCTGGCGGTGGAGGACCTGGTTGAAGAACTGATTGCAGCGCAAGCAGATGTGGGGGCCAGAGATAAATGGG GAAAAACCGCGCTGCACTGGGCCGCCGCCGTCAACAACGCCCGGGccgcccgctgcctcctgcaggcCGGAGCCGACAAGGACGCCCAGGACGGCAGG GAGCAGACGCCGCTGTTCCTGGCCGCCCGAGAAGGCGCGGTGGAGGCCGCCCGGCTGCTGCTGGGGCGGGGAGCGGCCCGAGGACTGAGGGACCAGGCGGGGCTCACGCCCGCGGACGTCGCCCGTCAGCGCAACCACTGGGACCTGCTGGCGCtgctggagggggcggggccgctggaGGCGCGGGCCCGCGGGgtcggccccggccccgcccccgccccccgcccccgcccccgggccgcgtCGGGAAGCTCGCCCCCGCGCGCGGGTGGGGCCGTGCCGCGCGGCCGGACGCTGTCGGCGGGGCCGGGCCCGCGAGGGGGCCACACCCCGTCCGCCGCCGGGGCCGcccgtgggggcggggcctcccctCGCGGCAGGCGCCCGTCGAGAggaggggcggcgggcggcgcgtcTCCCGGGGCCCGCAGGCTTCCTGCAGGCATGCGCGGGCCTCGGCCCCACACCGGGGTCGCGCGAGGAAGATCCGGGGtcgcggccgggggcgggggtgtggCCTCGGCTGACGACTGGCCCTGCGATTGGGTGACCCTGGGAGCCCGCGGCCCCACCTCCAACGCCTCCTTGCCGATCCCGCCTCCTTGCCTCACTCCGTCGCCGGAGCGGGGATCCCCTCGACTTGCTTGGGGACCCCCAACCCACGAAGTAATGCCTTTAAACACGGGAGGCGAGGGTCAAAAATAG